One Amycolatopsis sp. NBC_00355 genomic window carries:
- a CDS encoding class II fructose-bisphosphate aldolase: protein MPLVSTGEIVGAAVAAGRGCGAFNAIQLEHITAIIDGAAATGAPVIVQLSQNAVRYHGALAPIGGAALAAAREAEPDVAVHLDHAESADLVREAVGLGFGSVMFDASKLDYADNVRATREITAFCHDHGVWVEAELGEVGGKDGVHAPGARTDPDEAAEFAAATGVDALAVAVGSSHAMLTRDATLDFELIARLRDRVPVPLVLHGSSGVPDGGLADAVKAGMTKINIATQLNKVFTAAAAGDWRAHPDRVDPRKYLGAGRDAVAVEVRRLLGVLMLVTERGPK, encoded by the coding sequence ATGCCTCTGGTGAGTACCGGGGAGATCGTCGGCGCCGCTGTGGCGGCGGGACGCGGCTGCGGCGCCTTCAACGCCATCCAGCTGGAGCACATCACCGCGATCATCGACGGCGCGGCCGCGACCGGCGCGCCGGTGATCGTGCAGCTCAGCCAGAACGCCGTGCGCTACCACGGCGCCCTGGCGCCGATCGGCGGCGCGGCGCTGGCCGCGGCCCGTGAAGCCGAACCGGACGTAGCCGTGCACCTCGACCACGCCGAATCCGCCGACCTCGTGCGGGAAGCCGTCGGGCTCGGGTTCGGCTCGGTCATGTTCGACGCGTCCAAACTGGACTACGCCGACAACGTCCGCGCGACCCGCGAGATCACCGCGTTCTGCCACGACCACGGCGTCTGGGTCGAGGCCGAACTCGGCGAGGTCGGCGGCAAGGACGGCGTGCACGCGCCGGGCGCGCGTACCGATCCGGACGAGGCGGCGGAGTTCGCCGCGGCCACCGGGGTCGACGCGCTCGCCGTGGCGGTCGGCAGCTCGCACGCGATGCTGACCCGGGACGCCACTTTGGACTTCGAGCTGATCGCGAGGCTGCGGGACCGGGTGCCGGTCCCGTTGGTGCTGCACGGTTCCTCCGGCGTACCCGACGGAGGCCTGGCCGACGCGGTGAAAGCCGGGATGACGAAGATCAACATCGCCACCCAGCTCAACAAGGTGTTCACCGCGGCCGCCGCCGGGGACTGGCGCGCGCACCCGGACCGCGTCGACCCGCGGAAGTACCTGGGGGCCGGGCGCGACGCCGTCGCCGTCGAGGTGCGGCGGTTGCTCGGTGTGCTCATGCTGGTCACCGAGCGCGGACCGAAGTGA
- a CDS encoding 1-phosphofructokinase family hexose kinase: protein MILTVTPNTALDVTYTVDGLRPDGVHRVREVRSRAGGKGINVARVLHALGADVRAVATAGGATGSAVAADLGAAGVPAELVPIAGETRRTTTVLGDDGSVTLLNEPGPALSAAEWRLLADAVRRHAPEVLVCSGSLPPGAPSGAYASLLTGTSVLDTSGAALLAGLAARPAVVKPNAEELREVTGLDDPVAAAGELRRAGAGAVVVSLGADGLLAVTGSGTWHATPSTALRGNSTGAGDAVVAALALGLSRREAWPGILRRAVALSGAAVLGPLAGDIDLAHYEREVDLVAVRVVSG from the coding sequence GTGATCCTCACCGTGACGCCGAACACCGCGCTCGACGTCACGTACACAGTGGACGGTCTCCGGCCGGACGGCGTGCACCGCGTCCGGGAGGTCCGGAGCCGGGCCGGGGGCAAGGGGATCAACGTCGCGCGGGTGCTGCACGCGCTGGGCGCCGACGTCCGCGCGGTCGCGACGGCCGGCGGGGCGACCGGGTCCGCGGTCGCGGCGGACCTCGGTGCGGCCGGGGTGCCCGCCGAGCTGGTGCCGATCGCCGGCGAAACGCGCCGCACCACGACCGTGCTGGGCGACGACGGCTCGGTCACGCTGCTGAACGAGCCCGGCCCGGCGCTGTCCGCCGCGGAATGGCGGCTGCTCGCCGACGCGGTCCGGCGGCACGCGCCCGAGGTGCTGGTCTGCTCCGGCAGTCTCCCGCCCGGCGCGCCGTCCGGCGCCTACGCGTCGCTGCTCACGGGAACGTCCGTGCTGGACACCTCAGGCGCGGCACTGCTGGCCGGCCTGGCCGCACGCCCGGCCGTGGTCAAGCCGAACGCCGAAGAACTGCGCGAGGTCACCGGCCTCGACGACCCGGTCGCCGCGGCGGGTGAACTGCGGCGGGCGGGCGCGGGCGCGGTGGTCGTGTCACTAGGCGCCGACGGACTGCTCGCGGTCACCGGCTCGGGCACGTGGCACGCGACGCCGTCCACCGCGCTCCGGGGCAACAGCACCGGCGCGGGTGACGCCGTCGTCGCGGCGCTCGCCCTCGGCCTCAGCCGCCGCGAGGCGTGGCCGGGCATCCTGCGCCGGGCCGTCGCGCTGTCCGGCGCGGCCGTGCTGGGGCCGCTGGCCGGAGACATCGACCTGGCGCACTACGAGCGCGAAGTGGACTTGGTCGCGGTGCGGGTCGTGAGTGGTTAG
- a CDS encoding SIS domain-containing protein, which produces MSGTFMAAEIASQPGCWRDAAALASANSGQLPAPGARVAIVGCGTSWFVGQAYAVLRETAGLGETDAFAASEFPAGRDYDHVLALSRSGTTTEVHTVLAKLRGRTRTTAITGVPAEIERAADAVVDLSSVDERSVVQTRFATTALAMLRAHLGEDLTGVIAQAERVLAEPLPESLVGAGQFSFLGTGWSVGLANEAALKFREACLLWTESYPAWDYRHGPISIAEPGRVTWMFGRAPEGLAEDVRRAGGTFVESGLDPLADLVRAQLVAGAIARRKGLDPDNPRSLSRSVVLT; this is translated from the coding sequence ATGAGCGGGACCTTCATGGCGGCGGAGATCGCGAGCCAGCCCGGCTGCTGGCGGGACGCGGCCGCGCTGGCCTCGGCGAACAGCGGGCAGCTGCCCGCGCCGGGCGCCCGGGTGGCGATCGTCGGCTGTGGCACGTCGTGGTTCGTCGGTCAGGCGTACGCGGTGCTGCGTGAAACCGCCGGGCTCGGGGAGACCGACGCGTTCGCCGCGTCCGAGTTCCCGGCCGGCCGGGACTACGACCACGTGCTCGCGCTGAGCCGCTCGGGCACTACGACCGAGGTGCACACCGTGCTCGCGAAGCTGCGCGGCCGCACCCGGACCACGGCGATCACCGGCGTGCCCGCCGAGATCGAGCGGGCCGCCGACGCCGTCGTCGACCTGTCCTCGGTGGACGAACGCTCGGTCGTGCAGACCCGGTTCGCCACCACCGCGCTCGCGATGCTGCGCGCGCACCTCGGCGAGGACCTGACCGGCGTCATCGCGCAGGCCGAGCGGGTGCTGGCCGAGCCGCTGCCGGAGTCGCTGGTCGGCGCCGGGCAGTTCAGCTTCCTCGGCACCGGCTGGTCGGTGGGGCTCGCGAACGAGGCCGCGCTCAAGTTCCGCGAGGCGTGTCTGCTGTGGACGGAGTCGTACCCGGCGTGGGACTACCGGCACGGCCCGATCAGCATCGCCGAGCCGGGCCGGGTGACCTGGATGTTCGGCCGCGCGCCGGAGGGGCTGGCCGAGGACGTCCGCCGGGCGGGCGGCACGTTCGTCGAAAGCGGCCTCGACCCGCTGGCCGACCTGGTCCGCGCGCAGCTCGTCGCGGGCGCGATCGCCCGGCGCAAGGGCCTGGACCCGGACAACCCACGCAGCCTCAGCCGCTCCGTCGTGCTGACGTGA
- a CDS encoding GNAT family N-acetyltransferase has product MITTGALTESDRVAWENLFAGYNEFYGRPLTPHLADRDWREFSTGERMHALGARLDGELVGIVHFLTHASTTSADVCYLQDLFTAPEARGHGVGRALIDAVAGWARDQGCVRVYWHTQTSNTTARRLYDQVALDKGFMQYQIPLG; this is encoded by the coding sequence ATGATCACCACTGGGGCGTTGACCGAATCCGACCGCGTGGCCTGGGAAAACCTGTTCGCCGGCTACAACGAGTTCTACGGCAGGCCACTCACGCCGCACCTCGCGGACCGCGACTGGCGCGAGTTCTCGACCGGCGAGCGGATGCACGCGCTCGGCGCGCGGCTCGACGGCGAGCTCGTCGGGATCGTGCACTTCCTGACCCACGCCAGCACGACGTCGGCCGACGTCTGTTACCTGCAGGACCTCTTCACCGCGCCCGAAGCCCGCGGTCACGGCGTCGGCCGGGCGCTGATCGACGCCGTCGCCGGCTGGGCGCGGGACCAGGGTTGCGTGCGCGTCTACTGGCACACGCAAACGTCGAACACGACCGCGCGCCGGCTCTACGACCAGGTCGCGCTCGACAAGGGGTTCATGCAGTACCAGATCCCGCTCGGCTAG
- a CDS encoding SDR family oxidoreductase yields the protein MSFDGKRLVIVGGGSGIARRIAVDARAAGAEVVFAGRNPERFTEPGIVTEYADLGDESSLKALAETVGELDFLITLAAAPANGPVATLDRDAVTRAFDAKVIGPMMLAKHFAPRFRAGGAIVLFSGVAAWRPMPERAVMATTNGAVAFLAEALAVELAPVRVNAVSPGIVDSGAWDRLGDAKDDFLRRTAEANPARRVGGTADISTATLSLLANPFITGTTLHVDGGGRLS from the coding sequence ATGTCTTTCGACGGAAAACGGCTGGTGATCGTGGGCGGCGGTTCGGGGATCGCCCGCCGGATCGCGGTGGACGCGCGGGCGGCGGGAGCGGAGGTCGTCTTCGCCGGGCGGAATCCGGAGCGTTTCACCGAGCCCGGAATTGTCACCGAATACGCCGATCTCGGGGACGAATCCTCGCTGAAAGCGCTTGCCGAGACGGTGGGTGAACTCGATTTCCTGATCACGCTGGCCGCGGCACCGGCGAACGGGCCCGTCGCGACACTGGACCGGGACGCGGTCACCCGGGCCTTCGACGCCAAGGTGATCGGGCCGATGATGCTGGCCAAGCACTTCGCGCCGCGATTCCGCGCCGGTGGCGCGATCGTGCTGTTCTCCGGGGTCGCCGCGTGGCGCCCGATGCCGGAGCGGGCGGTGATGGCCACGACGAACGGCGCGGTCGCGTTCCTGGCCGAGGCGCTCGCGGTGGAGCTCGCGCCGGTCCGCGTCAACGCGGTGTCGCCGGGCATCGTCGACTCGGGCGCGTGGGACCGCCTCGGCGACGCGAAGGACGACTTCTTGCGCCGCACGGCGGAAGCGAATCCGGCGCGCCGCGTCGGCGGGACGGCGGATATCTCCACGGCGACCTTGAGCCTGCTGGCGAATCCGTTCATCACCGGGACGACCCTGCACGTCGACGGCGGCGGCCGGCTCTCCTGA
- a CDS encoding LysR family transcriptional regulator, whose protein sequence is MPTLRALECLVAVLDAGSITEAAARLHLSQPALSHQIGALERELGTPVLERLPRGVRPTAAGRAVLSDARAALAAAERVVRTGRAVAGGGDGSLRIACAETMTAGLLAPVLRAWHRQRPGVRITLVETTSADALVTALETVEADVAAGPRPSRWTGHSEVVGREEIVLALAADHPLATRAAVPIADLAGLPVVHYHRDNGLGGWLDGVAAEHATVLDAVMRTKQASTAAQLAAAGLGVALVPTTALPRTFAGALRRLKPALHREVVTFTATPSDSLVRRFCSDVRHRGIAVPAALLDKLS, encoded by the coding sequence ATGCCTACGCTGCGCGCCCTCGAGTGCCTGGTCGCCGTGCTGGACGCGGGATCGATCACCGAGGCGGCCGCGCGGCTGCACCTTTCGCAGCCCGCGTTGTCCCACCAGATCGGCGCGCTCGAACGCGAACTGGGCACGCCGGTGCTCGAACGGCTGCCGCGCGGGGTCCGGCCGACCGCGGCGGGCCGGGCCGTGCTGAGTGACGCGCGGGCGGCGCTGGCCGCAGCCGAGCGGGTGGTCCGCACCGGCCGCGCGGTGGCCGGCGGCGGTGACGGCTCCCTCCGGATCGCGTGCGCGGAGACCATGACCGCCGGGCTGCTCGCGCCGGTCCTGCGGGCCTGGCACCGGCAACGGCCGGGCGTGCGGATCACGCTCGTCGAGACGACGAGCGCGGACGCGCTGGTCACAGCGTTGGAGACGGTCGAGGCGGACGTCGCGGCCGGACCGCGGCCGAGCCGCTGGACCGGACACAGCGAAGTGGTCGGGCGCGAGGAGATCGTCCTGGCCCTGGCCGCGGACCACCCGCTCGCCACCCGCGCGGCGGTGCCGATCGCGGACCTGGCCGGGCTCCCGGTGGTGCACTACCACCGGGACAACGGCCTCGGCGGCTGGCTGGACGGGGTGGCGGCGGAGCACGCCACGGTGCTGGACGCGGTGATGCGGACGAAGCAGGCGTCGACCGCGGCTCAGCTGGCCGCGGCCGGCCTCGGCGTGGCCCTGGTCCCGACGACGGCGCTGCCCCGGACGTTCGCCGGCGCGCTGCGGCGGCTGAAGCCCGCGCTGCACCGCGAAGTCGTCACTTTCACCGCAACGCCGTCGGATTCGCTCGTCCGGCGGTTTTGTTCGGACGTACGTCACCGCGGGATCGCCGTCCCGGCCGCGCTACTGGACAAACTCTCCTGA
- a CDS encoding lytic transglycosylase domain-containing protein, with the protein MPKHRPRRKSARSVRRTAAALAGGALVVLPTLTAGGLPAPVVVANSGDALPDQAAPLQPPNIVMPPVAVDGSLPQPPVPMPLVVPGGHAGSAGISGPLGIPASMLKAYQNAADILNKEQPGCHIDWALIASIGRIESNHARGGYVNAAGDTLEPILGPVLNGAGAFAAIPDTDGGKYDGDALWDRAVGPTQFIPATWKGYASDGNGDGVSNPNNVYDETLASARYLCSGGLDLSTDAGQRIAVRRYNNSQSYVDTVLAWATAYRGGVAQLPDSDIPIGTPNAPDNAAAGGPVGVPAPPAPPVVTGPPGTLPLPGTSTTPTTSTSPTSTTPTTPASPTSTTPTTPTTPPSTTSTTTPPPSTTPTTPAGSAETPTESTTTTPPG; encoded by the coding sequence ATGCCGAAGCACCGGCCACGTCGCAAGAGCGCGCGTTCCGTCCGCCGGACCGCCGCCGCGCTCGCCGGTGGCGCGCTCGTCGTGCTGCCCACGCTGACCGCCGGGGGCCTGCCCGCGCCGGTCGTCGTGGCGAACTCCGGGGACGCGCTGCCGGACCAGGCCGCGCCGCTGCAGCCGCCGAACATCGTCATGCCGCCGGTCGCCGTCGACGGCAGCCTGCCGCAGCCGCCGGTGCCGATGCCGCTGGTCGTGCCCGGCGGGCACGCGGGCTCGGCCGGCATCTCCGGGCCGCTCGGCATCCCGGCCAGCATGCTCAAGGCGTACCAGAACGCCGCCGACATCCTGAACAAGGAACAGCCGGGCTGCCACATCGACTGGGCGCTGATCGCGAGCATCGGCCGGATCGAGTCGAACCACGCCCGCGGCGGGTACGTCAACGCGGCCGGCGACACGCTGGAGCCGATCCTCGGCCCGGTGCTCAACGGCGCGGGCGCGTTCGCCGCGATCCCGGACACCGACGGCGGCAAGTACGACGGCGACGCGCTGTGGGACCGCGCGGTCGGCCCGACGCAGTTCATCCCGGCGACGTGGAAGGGCTACGCCTCCGACGGCAACGGCGACGGCGTCTCGAACCCGAACAACGTCTACGACGAGACCCTGGCCAGCGCGCGGTACCTCTGCTCGGGCGGGCTCGACCTCTCCACGGACGCCGGCCAGCGGATCGCCGTCCGCCGCTACAACAACTCGCAGTCCTATGTGGACACGGTGCTGGCGTGGGCCACGGCCTACCGCGGCGGCGTCGCGCAGCTGCCCGACAGCGACATCCCGATCGGCACGCCGAACGCCCCGGACAACGCCGCGGCCGGCGGCCCGGTCGGCGTCCCCGCGCCGCCCGCCCCGCCGGTGGTCACCGGCCCGCCGGGGACGCTCCCGCTGCCGGGCACGTCGACGACCCCGACCACCTCGACCTCGCCGACGTCCACCACCCCCACGACGCCGGCCTCGCCGACCTCCACCACGCCGACGACGCCCACCACGCCGCCGTCGACCACGAGCACGACCACCCCGCCGCCGTCGACGACGCCGACCACCCCGGCCGGCTCCGCGGAGACGCCCACCGAGTCCACCACCACCACCCCGCCGGGGTGA
- a CDS encoding TetR/AcrR family transcriptional regulator C-terminal domain-containing protein — MTAERSGAENIDRTLALLWRARGGAGEPTRGRRPTLTVERIVAAAITVADADGLAAASMHRVAKELGAGTMTLYTYVPGKTELVDLMVDDVLVERRLPGPGEPRPADWREQVALYASRTGDAYRNHPWLCEVSRVRPPLGPGQLAGQEYLLSIMDGLGLPPRDAVAAANGIGTYVDANAALGAENTRLERSTGQSTEAWWHQRSSFWENHFTVEGHPAINRAWLGGGFGGTAEAQGDAAYEFGLHRMLDGIQALVSGDTSSP; from the coding sequence ATGACCGCCGAACGCAGTGGTGCCGAGAACATCGACCGCACACTGGCGTTGCTCTGGCGCGCCCGGGGCGGGGCCGGCGAGCCGACGAGGGGCCGTCGCCCGACGCTGACGGTCGAGCGGATCGTCGCGGCGGCGATCACGGTCGCGGACGCCGACGGGCTGGCGGCGGCGTCGATGCACCGCGTCGCGAAGGAGCTCGGCGCGGGCACGATGACGCTCTACACGTACGTGCCCGGCAAGACCGAGCTGGTGGACCTGATGGTCGACGACGTGCTCGTCGAACGACGGCTGCCCGGGCCGGGCGAACCGCGTCCCGCCGACTGGCGCGAGCAGGTGGCGCTGTACGCGTCGCGGACCGGCGACGCCTACCGGAATCACCCGTGGCTGTGCGAGGTCTCGCGGGTGCGGCCGCCGCTGGGCCCCGGTCAGCTGGCCGGCCAGGAGTACCTGCTGTCCATCATGGACGGTCTGGGCCTGCCGCCGCGCGACGCCGTCGCGGCGGCCAACGGGATCGGCACGTACGTCGACGCGAACGCGGCGCTGGGCGCGGAGAACACGCGCCTGGAGCGCAGTACCGGACAGTCCACCGAGGCCTGGTGGCACCAGCGGTCGTCGTTCTGGGAGAACCACTTCACGGTCGAGGGCCACCCGGCGATCAACCGCGCCTGGCTGGGCGGCGGCTTCGGCGGAACGGCCGAAGCCCAGGGCGACGCGGCCTACGAGTTCGGGCTGCACCGCATGCTCGACGGCATCCAGGCCCTCGTCAGCGGCGATACCTCAAGTCCGTGA
- a CDS encoding J-domain-containing protein produces MTGRKPPKVSFRWWVDRRISEARDRGEFDNLPGTGKPLPPPTGNDAATDWVLRRVRAEGHDTAALLPPALALKREVQDLPGTLAGERTERRVRELVEDLNERIRQAYRNHLSGPPLTVAPVDVDEALEDWRRSRATP; encoded by the coding sequence ATGACCGGACGCAAGCCGCCCAAGGTCTCCTTCCGCTGGTGGGTCGACCGCCGGATCAGCGAAGCGCGCGACCGCGGGGAGTTCGACAACCTGCCCGGCACCGGCAAACCGCTGCCGCCGCCCACCGGCAACGACGCCGCGACCGACTGGGTCCTGCGGCGGGTCCGGGCCGAGGGCCACGACACCGCGGCGTTGCTGCCGCCCGCGCTCGCGCTCAAGCGGGAGGTGCAGGACCTGCCCGGCACACTTGCCGGTGAGCGGACCGAACGGCGGGTGCGGGAGCTCGTCGAGGACCTCAACGAGCGGATCCGCCAGGCCTACCGCAACCACCTGTCCGGCCCGCCGCTCACCGTCGCGCCGGTCGACGTCGACGAAGCGCTGGAGGACTGGCGCCGCTCACGCGCCACGCCGTAA
- a CDS encoding YidC/Oxa1 family membrane protein insertase: MFGFLDVPVAGAYHLIHWLTPLPAVVVIVGFTLSVRLLLHPFARAAARGERARAVLMPEIKALHTEHGRDRERLAAEMTKLQQETGTSMFVGCLPMLAQLPFFMVMYRVFTTATIGGEPNSLLDATLFGTPLGAHGLAGSPLVFVIAAGLAVVAWFSVRWQDRQREAAAAEVPGGKLLRLLPYGTVLVTLVVPQAAGIYLLTTTAWSAAERAWLRRGA, encoded by the coding sequence ATGTTCGGCTTTCTCGACGTGCCCGTCGCCGGGGCGTACCACCTGATCCACTGGCTGACCCCGCTCCCGGCGGTGGTGGTCATCGTCGGCTTCACCCTGTCCGTGCGGCTGCTGCTGCACCCGTTCGCCCGCGCGGCGGCCCGCGGCGAACGCGCCCGGGCCGTCCTGATGCCCGAAATCAAGGCGCTGCATACCGAACACGGCCGGGACCGGGAGCGCCTGGCCGCGGAGATGACGAAGCTGCAGCAGGAGACCGGTACGTCGATGTTCGTCGGCTGCCTGCCGATGCTGGCGCAGCTGCCGTTTTTCATGGTGATGTACCGCGTCTTCACGACCGCCACGATCGGCGGCGAGCCCAACTCGCTGCTCGACGCGACGCTGTTCGGCACGCCACTGGGCGCGCACGGCCTGGCCGGCAGCCCGCTCGTCTTCGTGATCGCGGCCGGGCTCGCCGTCGTCGCGTGGTTCTCCGTGCGCTGGCAGGACCGGCAGCGCGAAGCCGCCGCGGCCGAGGTGCCCGGCGGGAAACTGCTGCGGCTGCTGCCTTACGGCACGGTGCTCGTGACGCTCGTCGTGCCGCAGGCCGCGGGGATCTACCTGCTCACGACGACCGCGTGGAGCGCGGCGGAACGCGCGTGGTTACGGCGTGGCGCGTGA
- a CDS encoding DUF6412 domain-containing protein — protein sequence MTTLLELAFPVLISPTALVAFASLAAASLLVVLLVGSTQRSELALWSVPARSRVAAARRRARRAESIRLRDPGAPGRSRPRAPGFRSLAA from the coding sequence GTGACCACGTTGCTCGAGCTGGCGTTCCCCGTGCTGATCAGCCCCACCGCGCTGGTCGCCTTCGCCTCCCTCGCCGCCGCGAGCCTCCTGGTCGTCCTGCTGGTCGGCAGCACGCAGCGCAGCGAACTCGCGCTCTGGTCGGTGCCGGCCCGCAGCCGGGTCGCCGCCGCTCGCCGTCGCGCCCGCCGGGCCGAGTCCATCCGGCTCCGCGATCCCGGCGCACCCGGACGCAGCAGGCCACGAGCACCCGGTTTCCGCAGCCTGGCTGCGTAG
- a CDS encoding metallophosphoesterase has translation MRGPFLAVPILALLLLFTVPWWTLVLAPEWGTAGIIAGTALFALGLVTMPVAMVFGHGKRQRDGAARVGDTLLAVSWVLFTWSVLSLVLRVALLGVDDPARSRIVAGAAALVAVSLLVYGNRVAMRVPPVKATDVVIPRLGPALDGLRVAVLTDTHFGPIDRTKWSEKVVTAVNALDADVVCHAGDLADGSVARRRKQVDPLGGVQAKLGRFYITGNHEYFGEAQGWLDHMAGLGWDPLHNRSTLLERGGDRIVFAGIDDPTGASSGLPGHGPDLPAALDGVPSEVPVVLLAHQPKQVVQAQEAGIDLQISGHTHGGQIWPFHFLVRLDQPMLSGLKRFGPTQLYNSRGTGFWGPPFRVFAPSEITLLTLRRA, from the coding sequence ATGAGAGGCCCTTTCCTCGCGGTGCCGATCCTGGCGCTGCTTCTGCTGTTCACCGTCCCCTGGTGGACGCTCGTTCTCGCGCCGGAGTGGGGTACCGCGGGCATCATCGCCGGTACGGCGCTCTTCGCGTTGGGCCTGGTGACGATGCCGGTCGCGATGGTCTTCGGCCACGGCAAGCGCCAGCGTGACGGCGCCGCCCGCGTCGGCGACACGCTGCTCGCGGTCAGCTGGGTGCTGTTCACGTGGTCCGTGCTGAGCCTGGTGCTGCGCGTCGCGCTGCTTGGCGTCGACGACCCGGCGCGGTCGCGGATCGTCGCGGGCGCCGCCGCGCTCGTGGCCGTCTCGTTGCTGGTGTACGGCAACCGTGTCGCGATGCGCGTGCCGCCGGTGAAGGCGACCGACGTCGTCATCCCGCGGCTCGGCCCCGCGCTCGACGGCCTGCGCGTCGCGGTCCTGACCGACACCCACTTCGGCCCGATCGACCGCACGAAGTGGTCGGAGAAGGTCGTCACGGCGGTGAACGCGCTGGACGCGGACGTCGTCTGCCACGCGGGTGACCTCGCGGACGGCTCGGTGGCGCGGCGCCGCAAGCAGGTCGACCCGCTCGGCGGCGTCCAGGCCAAGCTCGGGCGGTTCTACATCACCGGCAACCACGAGTACTTCGGCGAGGCGCAGGGCTGGCTCGACCACATGGCCGGGCTCGGCTGGGACCCGCTGCACAACCGCTCGACGCTGCTGGAGCGCGGCGGCGACCGGATCGTGTTCGCCGGCATCGACGACCCGACGGGCGCGTCGTCCGGCCTGCCGGGCCACGGCCCCGACCTGCCCGCGGCGCTCGACGGCGTGCCGTCCGAAGTGCCGGTCGTGCTGCTCGCGCACCAGCCGAAGCAGGTCGTGCAGGCTCAGGAAGCGGGCATCGACCTGCAGATCTCCGGGCACACGCACGGTGGCCAGATCTGGCCGTTCCACTTCCTGGTGCGGCTCGACCAGCCGATGCTGTCCGGCCTCAAGCGGTTCGGCCCGACCCAGCTCTACAACAGCCGGGGCACCGGGTTCTGGGGCCCGCCGTTCCGGGTCTTCGCGCCCAGCGAGATCACGCTCCTCACCCTGCGCCGCGCCTGA
- a CDS encoding DUF998 domain-containing protein has translation MTTTLSPARTATTSDGRTRALLACGVLAGPVFVLTGLVQGLTRAGFDLTRHPASLLSDGSLGFIQITNFLVTGLLTLAAAAGISRTLPGRWGPRLLAVYGVGLLCAGVFRADPQDGFPLGTPAGPPASVSWHGTLHFVCGGIGFAGLIAACFVIGSHLTPGRARYSRITGVLFFLGFAGVASGSTSPVVTLGFWAAVTVAWTWLATTSAHLMRR, from the coding sequence ATGACCACCACCCTGAGCCCCGCCCGCACCGCCACGACGTCGGACGGCCGGACCCGCGCCCTGCTCGCCTGTGGCGTCCTCGCCGGGCCCGTCTTCGTCCTGACCGGGCTGGTCCAGGGCCTGACGCGGGCCGGCTTCGACCTCACGCGGCACCCGGCCAGCCTGCTGTCGGACGGCTCACTCGGCTTCATCCAGATCACGAACTTCCTGGTCACTGGCTTGCTGACACTCGCGGCGGCAGCCGGGATCAGCCGGACGCTGCCCGGCCGGTGGGGCCCGAGGCTGCTCGCTGTCTACGGCGTCGGCCTGCTCTGCGCCGGCGTCTTCCGGGCCGACCCGCAGGACGGCTTCCCGCTCGGCACGCCCGCCGGGCCGCCGGCGTCGGTGAGCTGGCACGGCACGCTGCACTTCGTCTGCGGCGGCATCGGCTTCGCCGGCCTGATCGCGGCGTGCTTCGTCATCGGCTCGCACCTCACGCCGGGGCGGGCCCGGTACTCGCGGATCACCGGCGTGCTTTTCTTCCTCGGCTTCGCGGGCGTAGCGTCCGGTTCGACGAGCCCGGTCGTGACGCTCGGCTTCTGGGCGGCGGTCACCGTCGCCTGGACCTGGCTCGCGACGACGTCAGCCCACCTGATGCGGCGCTGA